The Glycine soja cultivar W05 chromosome 4, ASM419377v2, whole genome shotgun sequence genomic sequence TACATGAAACATGCACATTATATTGTTTTGTGAATTCTAGCAAGAAAATGCTGGTGTTTAAAGAGATCTTCCTATCAATACCTGTTAAACTGAACAAACTTTTGGGTTTCATGAAGAcaatttacttttcattttatttgttttttcctgTTGGTCTTTCAACCTGAGTTGCACGTATTTATCCATTGTCTTCACCAGTATATTGTATCCAATATTACACAGGGTGGTTATAGAGGCTTTTATTCCAAAAACACCATTACTTTAACACCTAAGGTGGTCAATGACATCCATAAGCGTGGGGGTACAATTCTTGGGACATCCCGAGGGGGGCATGATACTGGCAAGATAGTTGACAGCATCCAGGATCGAGGAATTAATCAGGTTTACCATGTGTCAACTGTATTATAATGAAGTTTCTAATGATGATGAATGCTGGAATCATAAATTTAGAGTTTTGTTATATCCATGTACTTAAAACCTAAGTAGGTTATTGTCATCGCATGGGTTTTCATTGTTTGGGTTATGGTTACAGGTTTATATTATTGGAGGAGATGGAACACAGAGAGGAGCGACTGTGATTTACGAGGTATAGCAATTCAAAGTTTTTAATAATGTAATGTTTCTCACTTTGGTctacaataagaaaaataagaataccATTTCATTCAAGAAGAAATATATACCTTTTTAAGATTACAAATCCACATATTTGTgtagtttatttttgttttttgttgaatttcttGATTATGTTTTAATAACTAATCAGGTGCTCCAAATTTAATTTGCCTTCTGCATCTCAGTTAACAATTCATAAACTTCCACATGTTCACTCTAATTGCTAACCCATGCAAAGAGATAGTGCAGATAAAATCATTTCAAATGATATATAGATTATTAATAATTACTGAGAAGTCTCACATTCATGCCTTCTATTTTTCCAAGTTTGAGCAAAGTTGTTAATCAGTATCTTTTGGgaactgtatttttttaattatgtatgcATATTTCTGCTCTTACATGTGggcccttttcttttcttctttccaaAAACAGCACAAAGGATGATAGTTTATATGTCACGTGTAAATGTGGTTTCAGTGGCAAAGTTGACTCATGTCTTCAAGTGCAAATTCAATGGAATCTTAATACCTAAAACTatgttgatttcaaaatgtagtTTGTATGGTGCAGTACTACCTTTTACAGTTAGGTCAAGCTTGGTAGCATACAGGTAGTTTCAAGGGATGGCTAGGACCACATGATTTTACTAAAAGAAACTTGGTagcataaattttataactgCCTGATCAACCTGTTATCATTCTTGGCATCTTTTGATATATGAAGTAAGCATTCTGAACAGATTTTGGTTATCATATAGGAAGTTAGACGGCGGGGTCTGAAAGTAGCAATTGCTGGAATTCCTAAAACCATAGACAATGACATCCCGGTATGCTTGTTCACAATGTCATATTTTTGTTTCTCCCTGGAACTCTAATcttatcattaaaatatatcTGAAGTGTTAGTTCTCTATGAGGAAACTTCATCATGTTCGGattgtcttctttttctttaggtTATTGACAAATCTTTTGGTTTTGATACTGCGGTTGAGGAGGCTCAACGTGCCATTAATGCAGCTCATGTTGAAGCTGAAAGTATTGAGAATGGTATTGGTGTTGTAAAGCTAATGGGGCGTTATAGTGGTATGTATACTTCACATTTGTTTGATATCTTTTAGGCATCTAATTCACTTTTAGCTCTCTTCAATCAGGCTTCTGTCTTTTGGAGTTGGTTTCTCTAAAGTGAGGGAAGTTCAATTTGGAGGATTAAGTGCACTAATAACCTTTGATTAGAAAATCAATTACTAAGATTGTAACTACAgagtttttttatacatttatttgattttatcatAATACTCAactgttgatttttttaattaacaattgtAAGTGTATTTTATCCTCTAAGTGCACCAGTTGCTTTTGAGGATCtggatctttttcttttctttctgtgTTATGATGAATACTATGACTGCAGGTTTTATTGCAATGTATGCCACTCTTGCTAGCAGAGACGTGGACTGTTGCTTGATTCCAGAGTCGCCCTTCTACCTTGAAGGAAAGGGTGGACTTTTTGAATTTATTCAGAAAAGGCTGAAAGAAAATGGACATATGGTCATAGTCATAGCTGAGGGAGCAGGACAAGATCTTCTTACAGAAAGCATGCAAGCCATGGATCAGAAGGATGCTTCTGGAAACAAACTACTTCAAGATGTTGGTTTATGGATATCTCATAAGATCAAGGTATTGTTGTACATGAGATGGTTCTTAAAACATAATTCTTCTTTTCCTCAGAAATTTTGTAGTATAATTCTACTTGCATATTTATACATCTTGATGAGGAATACAACACTTGGGGAGCTGTTAACTTATTGGCAAATGTGtcaattttatcacaagtaataaagattaaaatggaaGTCCAAGTGTTGAATCCACATGGATTTTGGTTGTACTTAAGTGATGCAAACTCAATTATTAAGCAATGAGAAGaagtagaagagaaaaaaaagagtaagtGTGAAAATTGGgggtaaaagaaaaagaaaaagataacaagaaaaaataaataataatttaaatacaaaaagatGAAGTAAGAATGTGATGATGTTGGGGCCTAACATGTCAAAACTACTTATAATGTAATGTAAAAGATTTTCTCCATTTAATGTAATCCCTGTTTCCACTCGCATACACTGAATTATCCTGTCTTTGGTTTTCCGCATGAAGGGCCtagtttatttattcttttctcccaaatttctttacagagacaaaaaataacaaaccgCATTAAGATAAGAGATGCAAAAATTCTTTAGGGCAAAACAAATGCCTATCTATTTCTTTCTAGCAATGAATTTATTAAGATACCGTTCCTcagttctttagaaaataatcatttttcaatgcattatcCTCTAAACATTATATGGATGATTAGACCATAATAACAAAAAAGCATAGAGAAGAATAATAGAAACAGAAttgcattaaataaataatggaaaaaaattgcattaagagTTTGACCTCCAGGCTCTCCCAACAAAAGGGGTTTAGTCTCTCATAGCCATGAGAGGTTTTACACTTTAGGGGATAATAGAAGAAGGGGATGAATGACTAATAGCAAGAAAGAGAGGAATGACCAAAGATAGAGGGTTTCCTCTAAGGGAGAGGTTCAAACTTTGGATTTCTTCACTGGAGAGCTCTGAGACTCCGTGTGTGTTTTCCTTTTGCTttctactccttttataggcctGAGGTAACTTATTTTTCACGCTAACTTCACACTAAGCGCGTCTTGGACTTCCTCGTGGATCTTCTCGCACTAAGCCTGGGTTGTGCACTGAGCGAGGTGCGCGCTAAGCCTAAACTTGCCCGCTAAGCGAGAGTCCACTTCTTCCAACTTTTTCTTTAAGGCTTTTTTTCTTCCacatttttcatcaattttcctctaaagcacttgaactcttcttcttttgacttctgctaataaaaaataataaaaaattacaacaatgttaatttcttcgttatttcattaaaaacaatagtaaagtgaagaaattattattattattagccaAAATTAACTATCAAATTAGCTCAAATTTCGCAGTTATCAGAAGCTCTTgccaattatatattaattgctTAGACAATATTTGATAGAAACTAGATctgaattatacaaaaataaatgaatttgtaTGGAATACTCAAGGTATTCAACCTGTTCGTTCCCCATTCTCTAAGAGTACAATCCTTTCTCAAATCTCAAATGACAAGATATCCCTCCCTTTTAGTTCCCTCTTCTTATTTATAGGCAACTTGTTCAAGCTAACTAACTGGTATATTGTAATTAACTACTAATGTGGGTTACCTAACAAAAGTCTTTTCATTAATTTCAAACTTAATGGGGCCTGTATTCACTCCCTTAAGATAGACACCCATAACATTCTGAACTTCGCCTGTGGCTGAGtgctaaaaacattttttaactattgaactgttagaaaatatgaaaatagcTTAGAAAAATTTTGTAAGCGTCATTTGATGAAACATTTTGGGGTGAGTTTCTCCAGATTTTGTTTCCTCTGCACACATATCCTTGCCTATCTGTAAAAAACTCACCATTTATCATACTCCTTCCCATCTTAGCCAATTGCTAGCTGGCATACTTGTATATAGTTGTATACTTTATATTGTTtatccagttttttttttttttttttttatatttacaagtCCGTGTGTTAGGGTCTTTCtaatttgaaaaatcaatttgtgcaattctcttcctctctcccttttaataaacatttttcatGCTGTAATAGGATCACTTTGCAAGGAAGGATAAGATTCCCATCAATCTTAAATATATAGGTCAGTTTCTCTTACAGCATTCTCTTCCTTTTTGACCTATTTATTTCTtggtctttcatttttatttcggATTTCAaaggttttttaaaatttgacaattaTCTAATTTTAACCAAGTTATCTACATCgtgggataaggctttgttgttgttgtatctgCCAGATCCAACTTACATGATCCGGGCAATCCAAAGCAATGCATCAGATAATGTCTACTGTACACTTCTTGCTCAGAGTGCAGTCCATGGTGCAATGGCAGGGTATACTGGATTTACAGTTGGACTGGTCAACGGCAGACATACTTATATTCCATTCAATGTAAGTTTCTACATATCATTATCCAAATTCTGAActgtttaagaaaatataatgtgttgctctttttttatttgggtACAATAATTTTCTATTCTTGTTTAATATCGATGAGTAGTTGGTTTAAGTAGTACATGCTTAATTCCCCCCAAGTAAGATCTTGAATTTGATctgtatggaaaaaaaaatattggaagaGCTAGTCCAACCGTACTGTGAATGTTCTGATCTCGAACAAGATTGTCTCATATGGATAATATCTGCTGTCTAGGGAAAAAATGCAGAGATATTTGCTACTTAGCTGCTATCATTTTGACGGAAGAATGATATTTACCATATACatcaagtttgttttttgtttcacCACACCCACGAACAtgcctatttattttttattgcttcTCCAATTTTATATTGGTGGTTTGTATTTTCCCAAGATCAAAATTGTCCTTCACAATTGAGAATTTATCTTCAAATTTTGATACCCAGAGAATCAATGAGAGGCAGAACAAGGTTGTGATTACTGACAGAATGTGGGCAAGACTCCTTTCTTCAACCAACCAGCCTAGCTTTTTGAGCCCCAAAGATTTAGAAGAAGCCAAGAAAGCAGAACAACCTCCGACTGAATTGTTGGAAGGAAACAATTGCAATGATGTTGGTGATGCCGGGAAAGAAGAACAACCTCCCAAAGATGAACAAGAATCAGGAAATCACGCAGACAATGGTATCAAGACAGAAAATTAGATTTAGACTTGTTCATCTACAAGACTACAATTGTATTTGGTGACATGTTTTATCATTTTGACTCAAGCCCTACAACCTTCAAAGCCTGGAGTGTTGGGAGCTGTTCTTTTTGTCCTTTTAATGTTTTGCAAGTTGGTACGTCTTTCTTTATAAAGACCTACCGTCTTGCGTGATTGTTGTTGTACTCAGAAGATTGTTGAATGTTAACCTAGGTCATATTAAGATTGGAACGGAATTATTTGACGTGCTTGAAGGTACTGTATCTGGTTATTGTTGTTCTGTGTTTTGGTAGTGACTTGAGTTTTTATACGCAGTTTTGCTGGAACGAGgtataaataaacaattttctagtaactttttcttttccctttaatCTCACTTCTTCAAGAGGTGATTCTCAAATAATCTACATTATCCAGTTTGTGTGATTATTTTCCCAATATATTCGTCTCAATTGAGTTTAGATccatattcatattttatttacatttattcCCTTCTTTTACgcttaaataatttatgttttaaaatagtaattctcatttatttatttttaaaataatactcaTTGATGTTATGTGTGTACACGGGCATAAAATATCTCTACGAGTGAGAGGCTTAGGAATCCTTTGGCTGATGTGAGAAGAGTGAATAGAAAGTAGATTAAATTAGTCTGTAGGTCTCgtcctatttcaaaaatattaattaggttcatatattttattttttaattagatttttatattaattttaaatttgtaaataggtttttatgttaatttgtcgggagaaatatgttaaatttgataaaatattttatcatatacaAATACTTAGATGTaaactataaattaatatacttaagctgattataaaaatataactccTAAATTACGAACTAGTAAAGATAATTAAGGAGGTGAGAGATAAGGAATTCACATTTTAGGGTTGGATATGGTTTAAGAGATAATGGACGGttggaaatgaaaaataaaaaatgttagacACGTtagataaaacaaataaaaaattaaataatttgacgTGTAACAGCAACACCACTTGAACTAATATATAGTTAAGATTATCAGATTTTTCccaacaaattaatataaaagcctgattataaaattaaaactaatataggaactcaattaaaaaaaataaagtatagagatctaattaaaaattgtaatagaataaaaatctacaaactaatttaacctagaAAGTAAAGGAAAGAAAACTTATTAATTCTGTTTGTTTCCCTCATTTGGTTCATCTAGTaacaaggaagaaagaaaaatttaagtAGCAAAAGTGGAGAGAAAATTGTTTGTTTTCCTCATCTGTATCTCCTCAAattggagagagagaaaaaagtagaaaataagtttttgtaataaaaagactaaaatggcattttatacatattatgGTTCATTTTGTTTTCAGGGTGTTTATGTCATTTTGGGtacaatatttttgttttcttaatttttaacacattaaaatatttttccttttattttctcttattaaacaattcaaaaaatcatcttattttcttatatatttttttcttttttatatatattttttcctttcactttcttctctaaatcaaacagaatacTACTAGAGAGAAAAGCTTTAGTGAGAAAAAATCTCATTTTGGGTGTAATGCTTTGGGTTCTAAAAGTAACACTTCATATGCGTAATTTTTCCAACAaatacaaaatgataaaaaaaattatgaggtaCACTAGCCCCTGTATACACCAGAGGGCTCCGCATTCTGAACAATCCAAGGGTGTTCAAGGAGTTTGTGCAATGGTAGACGTTGAGAGGAATTCTTAACCAGCatctgttaaaaaataaataacagagGAAAGAGTTTCTCAGTAAAATGTTTGAACACGCATCTCATcaaaggctatccttgagagaGAGAACTTGGCCAAAAAAAAACCATAGTGCTACAAGACGCAAAACCTGACTAATGAATGTTTAGGAGGGAACTTGAGATCCACTTGTACGGTCCTGCAAATTTATATTGAATGTTTACAAATAGTTTTTCGATTATAAAAAAGACACCGAACGCGGAAAGCAGCATTGAAGTACAATAGATTCAGTAGCACTCTATTTGCTTCTTAAAAGATCACTCTTTTTAGaagcacttttttttaattttaaacaaaccgGCCAATAAAAAACAGAGTTTGTCCATGTTACTAATGCTAATTTATATTCAACTGCTTAGTGCTTACCTCCTGTAAGTATCAGAATGCTCTTTAGCTTCAAAAGGAGGGACTCCATAAAGAAATTCAGCACAGCACACCAAGGCTCCATATATCCACACTCGCATCATGTTCTGCACTAACCGCTATTGAAACCTCAAAAGTGTTTAGAAGAAATATTGGTGCCTCATCTATGGAGAGTAACataaaaagtattttgaaaCAGTGGTTCATGTCACATAAGCATACCCATCTCAGGTGGAAGATAATCCAGTGTGCCACACGTGGTTCGCCTATGATTGAATGTGTGCACCGACCACCCAAAGTCTGTTATTTTCAGTTCACCCTAACAGTGAAAAGATATTGACATGATGATGAGTACAATGAGGACAACAAAAGGATTATATAAGAAACAACAGCCTAGGTATAGTAGATAACCTGTGCACCAGTAAGAAGGTTCTCTAGTTTAATATCTCTATGTATTACATGCTTTCCATGACAATAAATAAGGGTTCAGGTCAATGATGCAACATACTGCCTCagtcacaaaataaataaacatcagCATGCTAATCTCAGAAGAATGTTCAAGTGGAACATTTAGTGTGTGTTTTGGAAGCAGTTGAATTCAACACAAATGAACGTTCAGATCAAAGCTACCACATAGTTGCTTTGACATTTTTGCTTTGGAAAGTGAGATTTTCTTGTTCAATGTGGACAAAACGCATTCAAACACACTCTTTAAGCATGTAGCCTGGCAAACACAAGACAACTCCCTCAGGCATACACACATGACTAATCAATTGCACATTATATTTTACTAAAGTCAGATGTCGTTTCAGACTTTCAGTATTTACTTGCTGCTTTAATATCTCATTACAATTGTGTAGAAAATGTAGAAGCATATatgatatgaagttttgatgatgccaaagataagtgtttctcaaatttgatccaagtcaagaattcagaaaataactcccaagagtcacaactttttagaaaatacctcccaagagtcacaactcttcaaatAACTCCTAAGAGTCCCAACTCTTtagaaaataactcccaagagtcacaactcttcagaaaataacttccaagagttacaactcttcagaaaataactctcaagagtcacatctgttcaagagatttttgaatggtcatcaaagacctataaataggtgacttgggacacgAAATTCCTAAgaaagtttttctgaactgaaatgtcttatcctctcaaaaatattccttggtcaaacacttgtatattcaataaggaatcttgattgatctttaattggaatatccttctcttaaagagagaaacttcttcttcttcttattcaaggGAAATTGTTTAAGAGACCGatggtctcttaagttgtaaggatttatGAACATAAGGAAAATGTTgttcctgtgtggttcagactttgtaaaagacattttacaagatagtggaaatctcaagcgggttgcttggggactggatgtaggcacagggcgtggccaaaccagtataaaaactgagtttgcattctctcttcccttaaacttcttttatttattgctatttatcttttgctttaaagaagtttattttaaattgtcttttgagtaattcatattaagggtgcattgttaatccaaaaaaaaaagagtgaaacttttaattggggaatactttttgtatcttaattcaatcccccccctccctctttcttaagataactgaggtcacttgtctaatagaaaaaaattacatcagCCAGCAATGGGTTTTTATAATTCACAAACAATGGTATTTAGGTAAAAGAAATAACCAGAGCTGTTGTATGATATATACTTACAGTAGTTGTATGCCTTTCACTAAAATATTTGCATTTCTGCAACTCCTTGTAAATTTCACCTTTGGGTACATActctaaaatcaaataaactcgTTTCTGCAGCAAAGTTATTTCACAGAAAATGTAAATAGCAGTGAATTTAACCTTCTTTGGCGATCTCAGCATAAACAAGAAATATATTTGATCATAAAGTATCCATAAAGGTGCAAGATGTGGGGATGTCGGAGATGACTACATTTCAACTTCACGTCGAAGTTGATGCACAAGTTGAGATTGTTGCAAATGGCACTTAAAGAGTACTTTCAAAGCAACAATCTAACTAGTCTGTATGAAGactaaatttcaatttcacaATAAAATGAACACATATGAAAACAAGGTGAAGAAAAACCATCAGTACAAATCAACAACAATGGTCATGTCTCGTGTAATGCAATGGCTCTTATCCTAAACCAACAATACCAAAAACCCATTACGTTAAGACACGTTAAATGCTCTTGTATTGCATCTCTAACACACATACGTAAACAATACAATGTCAGAAACCAACAACCCTAAAAAACTTGAGGTGTTTCACCTCAACAGTTTCTCATTCAAACCATCAATGTGAAATTTATGAggataaataatatttcatataaATCTTGCTAATGCAATTGAGAATAGCACAAACTTTTCcccaaaacaaatttaaaaagaagggAATGAAATAATCCATAGAAATTAGGAACTATGAATGATGAGAAAATCCTCGAGTAATTGAAAACTCACACTCCTTTCTCTGGCCAAATTTTCCCTTTCTGAGAGGTTTTCCAATATCGAAATCGTTAAGCATCCACCTTCTTTGCTCCGCAGTGGAACCCGAAACCTCTGAAGATGCCTACCAAAACAGACCACAAAACAATGAGAACATATCACCAAATTTTGATGCCGATTAATTCCACacacaagcaaaaaaaaaagtttaatttcgaGCAACAACTCTCTTCAAATTGAACCTCTGAGGTTTCAGCCAATTTgttaggaaaaaagaaaaggaagaaagcaaattaaaattgaagaatgcaatacaaataaattttagagaAGGGGAAATGGAAacctgtgaatgtatgtatacatgattttgatgatgtcaaagaagaatctaacaagcctgcttcaaatgataagcatttgcttcaagaataattcaagattgcttcaacaaacaaagccttgtttcaagattcactaaaaaccaagtcttgccttaaaacaaagtgctttcaagacatgcaagactctggtaatcgattaccaggaagtgtaattgattaccagaagacagggttgagaaatagctgttgaaaaaggttttgaatttgaattttcaacatgtaatcgattatcatatgtctataatcgattactagaaacgaaacttttgaaattcaaattcaaaagtcatgacccttcaaattataactgtgtaatcgattacacaaatattgtaatcgattaccagtggagaattttcataaaatctgccaacaatcacatcttttcattggatttgtgaatggtcatcaaaggcctataaataggtgacttgggcatgaATTCaatagagagttttgcttggcaaaaatgtcttatcctctcaaaagacaatgagagagattccaaaagaactttattgtcaaatgctctctcaaaagaaatccttgaccaaacacttgcaaaatctataaggattcttacatgatcttcattgtaatattcttctcttgaagagagatttctt encodes the following:
- the LOC114409146 gene encoding ATP-dependent 6-phosphofructokinase 6-like, with the translated sequence MPSNDSDSPMKIVHGDAGYILEDVPHFTDYIPNLPTYPNPLRSNPAYSVVKQYFVHMDDTVPQKVVVHKDSPRGIHFRRAGPRQKVYFKSDEVHACIVTCGGLCPGLNTVIREIVCGLSYMYGVNKVLGIDGGYRGFYSKNTITLTPKVVNDIHKRGGTILGTSRGGHDTGKIVDSIQDRGINQVYIIGGDGTQRGATVIYEEVRRRGLKVAIAGIPKTIDNDIPVIDKSFGFDTAVEEAQRAINAAHVEAESIENGIGVVKLMGRYSGFIAMYATLASRDVDCCLIPESPFYLEGKGGLFEFIQKRLKENGHMVIVIAEGAGQDLLTESMQAMDQKDASGNKLLQDVGLWISHKIKDHFARKDKIPINLKYIDPTYMIRAIQSNASDNVYCTLLAQSAVHGAMAGYTGFTVGLVNGRHTYIPFNRINERQNKVVITDRMWARLLSSTNQPSFLSPKDLEEAKKAEQPPTELLEGNNCNDVGDAGKEEQPPKDEQESGNHADNGIKTEN